Within Buteo buteo chromosome 10, bButBut1.hap1.1, whole genome shotgun sequence, the genomic segment CTGCCTGTGTCCTATGAGACAATATTTAAACTGGTTGAGTAACCCAGAAAGTGAGGCCTCGCGGTGTGACGTTCACGCTGGCAGGGCAAGGCAGGTTGCTGCAAAAGAAGACGGCAGAGATGGTGGTGGCAGAGTCCGAGCAGATAGCACCCCATCTTTGGTCTGCACAGATAGCCACATGGTAAAAGGGAGGTGGCATCAGCTTTCCACCTCTGATAATCATGCATTTAAGGAGAGAAGAGGGTGGGTTCACAACTTGATTTGCTCTACGTGGTTCTCAAGGCCGAAGGGCTGAGTGGGAGCCATGCCTGGCGAGCGAGGCGTGATTTTCGTGGTGCTCAGTGCTGGTCCGTCAGCTCTTGCAGGGGGGACCGGTGGTGGGAtgcagcacaggctgccccccctgccccacgtGTCCCACAGCACGTGAGGAAGCCTCGTGACGTCATGCGAGGCTGGTGACATTTAATGAAGGCAGTTGGAGAAAGGAAATCATTTTAGACCAGAGGTTGCACTTTTATTTTAGGAATCCTGGCCACTGTCGTGCGGCATATTACAGCCAGCAATCACCAAGGACGTCCTAAAGCAGTGTGAGTGCTGCACATCAGTGGTGATTCCTTGCTGTGATCTGTATCACATACACAGTAcaatgtgcttttcttttgatttgatGCTAAAAAGACAGCTACAGCTCCCTGATAAAGTGattgcatttcagtttaaaaaaaaaattaaagtaatgaTCAAATCTTGAAATTTGGATTGTGAATATATCCTTGTAAGAAAGAATTTATTAATTGCAGACTGACCTTACAGATTTAAGGTTATTATTAGTTTATACCTtttacctgaaaaatatttccagtttgTAAAGGTATATTTTGTTACATTGCTACGTTTTGCCCTTTACCATGTAGGGGAAAAATATTCATGATCacactgaaaatgtgaaaaattataCTTTTAGAAATCCATAAGTGAATACTTGCTTTGAAAATCCTCAGTCTCTGTAAAGAAGAggattaaaacaaagcagaaacgGAGAAGAGACTACTGCCTACTTTTGACTTATTTAAATATGCACAGAGCTTCCTCCATTTTAATCTTCCTTATGAAAAGATGGCTGTGTTACTAAAGCTGGCAACCCCTCAGAAACCAGCATCATTTTTTTGTCGTACAGTTCAGCTGAGCAAGGCTGATGTGGAGTGGGGACCCCCTTCAGCCAACTAAGCAACCAGGACGATTCATAATTCATAAGTGCTTCCAGCCATCCAGCTGAATACATTTGGATTAGTTCTCGTTTCTTCGTGCAATCCCTGATTTCATTATTCTCTCCTGCGAGCAAATACACCCACGTTCAGCCCTCTGCAAAGATGCTATGCCAAGCTTGGCTTTGTCTGGGATTAGCAACTGCCGGGCTTTGGGGGATCTCTGGCTTTGATGAacgctgattttttttattgactGGGGAAGGGGGGTGTCCGTGTGCCCGAGGAGCTCTCCTGTCTGACCGGCAATTTCTCCGTGAGGATTTGTGGACGGTAGCGTGGAGTTTTCCAAAATGCCTGAAGCAAACTATTTGTTATCTGTGTCTTGGGGTTATATTAAGGTGGGTTTAAATCCTGAAGGTTTATGAATGACTGTTTTTTTGTGCTGTATTGCTTGGATAAAACCTCTATAAGGAAAACATGCCTTTTAAATGGTTCTTTATGTGTACTGTATGGCAAGAGATAAACATATGTGTGTACTGTGCATGCGGCGTACATgtatgtaaatttttttctcctttgggaaTTCACTGTTGCGGGATGAAATGATGCAGCAATGAAAATGTGTGATTAGAAAATTAGGAGGATCATAGCATGTATATCTGGGTGAACAAATGCTTGAATCCTACATTTTACTGTAATGATCCAAGCAGATCTTCAGATCTATGGcatatttcttctctgttttgttctgAACGTATGCAGCTGCTTTTTACTTGCATAATTCAAAATGGAGCAAACTTataaaattcagaacaaaagaaGGTTATAGGATGTGGAATTTAAAATCAATACAAGAATTTGATCTTTCAGAGAGACTACCTGAAACGTTATCTTCTCATTTGTTACAGTAAAAACTAATATGCATCCTtggaggaaattaattttgcagtttagtgtactgaaaagaaatatctaGTCATGATGATGCTGAACAGTATCTAAATGAAACCATATGTCATTGACTCCGTTCCAAATGTCTCcagaattttgcttttagcAGCTTGTTTGTGGACTTGCTTGTGATAAAGCTGTATTAATTTGGAAGAGCATTCAGAAAAATGCCATCTTTGTGTATgtgcttttcccctcccagtTCAAGAGGATGCTGAACCGGGAACTGACACACCTCTCCGAGATGAGCCGCTCTGGCAACCAGGTGTCCGAGTACATTTCCAACACTTTCCTGGGTAAGGCGTCGCATCCCAAGCTTTCGGGTGACTCAAAGATAACGATTAATGGCAGTCTAACACCCACCAGTCAGTGCTTGTGCCCAGCGTTCCTTTGGGACAGAGCATTATTTAAATGCTTCgatttttcactttcaaaatggATATGGGGAGGAAAATAATACAGTGTTTGAGTAAGCCTATCCACAGAAGAATTCCCTCAGCAaatcaaaagatttttctgttcagattGAATTAAGCTATTGGTAGCTGCATTATGCAATATTTGGTTTTTGTGTTGACCTTATGGAAAGGACAAAGTCACACAAGCCAAACTGCATACTCTCATCTTTGCAACTACTGCCTCATACAGCTGCATCTTCCCCCTTCAGAGACAGCATTCAGACAAGTAGGTTGAGCCCAGACATTTTATATATCATATAGTTTCTCATTTTGCACTGGAAGTCAGAATGAAGAGTAAAGAGAATATTTTGCATGTCATTAGTTTTATTGGAGCTCATAGGACTACTGGCATGAATTAATCCTCTGTGTTTACAAAATAACCTTGctatgaaaaatataattttctgtgttttcaagcAGCTTTAGAATTTGTGACCATTTGCAGATAAAACGAAGCTTAGCACAGGACCCTCGTATACATATCTCTGAGTCCAACAGCTTCAAATGCTGAGTGTATGTGGGATGCCAGAGCTCGGGGGGGACTCATGCCCTGCGGTTAAGATGGCCCAGAACGCATTCACTGTATGACACGCAATTATTTCCATTAAGGGATTTTAAAGTGATTTCAATAGCCAGTTGCAACTGGAACTACCGCCTGCATTTAGGACACATCACATCATTAATAATCCATGTAAGTCTGTAGCTGCTTTGTGGGAATCCATTGGCCCTGTCTTATCGCTTAGCTTAATCATGACATCCAGAACATGAATTAATAGAGGGAATAGAAGCAAGACTGCCTAGCTGCCAGCCAGCAGGCCACTTCTTCAGCTGGAGAGCCTGGAGCGTACACAGCGCGCCGGGGAGCATGACCACCATGGCATTTTCAGGGAGTTTGTTGTTCATCAGCTCTTGCCAGTAGGCATATGTCTCTGGAGCAGgatgtgctgcagcagaaatacTCAATGCGGCTTGATACTGTGGACCTGATATAAAACTAATAAATCCCACATACACTCAAGTTAGTGGAGCCTGTATCTCAGCAGGGGCTTATTAGCTGAAGCCACTGCTGGTCCTAATGGGGCCGTATTATTCCCCATACTCAGGCTGGGTCAGGTAACTGCATTTCCCTTTGCAGGTCTTGACAATGGTCTTGTTCATTCCTATTCTGCTTCTTCTCACATGTTCTGTAATGGTGATGTCCTCACTATTTTGTGGCAGTATGAAGGCCACTCGACGACTTAGGGCCGTGTTAAGGCTGAGTGGTACAGGCTCGCCAGATTGGGCCAGATTGCAACTTGATTgctcatattaaaaataaacgagcaaagcttttaaaaggatcttaaaagcttttttagGAAGTCATGCTGTTACATTTTTATGAATTActctctccccgcccccccccccccccccccaatttggtttaaaattaaatgaacaCACAAAATATCAGGAGTCTACAACTGCAGAAGTTGAACAAACTCTCAACTTTATTAAATGAGCTGAGGAAGGCACCAAGATGCGATGTCCTCTGCAGAGGGGCCAGTCCTGCAGTCACCATTTGGTCAGTGTGAGCAAGGACACAAGCTTTAGATCCGTTTGAAGGACAAAGATGAAAAACGGTGGGTTTATCGTTAGCCGCATCACATAAATGGGGAAGATCATGATGGCCTTTCAGCACATGCCTTTTCCTAAAGGTTGAGGGGTGTTGCTGCCGCCACCACCACTGTGGGGACGTGATTTAATAAATTAGAGATGTATGTTCAAGAATGTCCATTTTACGCTGCCTTAGTGTTAGTCATTGCTAAGGAGATTATATAGAGGAAAGTCCTTCTGTTGTTCAGCAAAAACACACAAGGGAAACACCCATTGATGTCAGCTTGAGTGTTGCTGTGAATAATGGCTTCCTTCTTAATTGCAGTGTTGCAGACTCACTGGTAGTTcttatttcagagatttttaattAAGCCAAGGCAAAAGTAACTAATGCCTAGATGCCTAGTCCCTCCAAAGGTCCTCAGAGATGCAAAGGTGCAAAGAGATTATAGTAGCCTTTTCTAAAAGtccatgaaaaaaatggttAGTATGAAAGTAATGAGCCACTGTATCTCCATTTTAATGCAGCAAATAAATCAGTAGTAAAGGCAGTAAGTAGCATATGAGGATAGATGTATTTATTAAACACATCTCCACAGCAAAGTTTGTGCCCCACTAGGTACCTACTTAATGTGCACTAATATTGTTACTATCTCTGAGCATGACAATAGTAATATGGCCTGTGCATTTATGTTATTCTATACATATTTGTAAAGAGCAAACGTTTAATAAATCAGTGACACCAATTTATTATTGGGTTGGTGTTTTAAGAGCAGGGGGTATGGAGATGTGTTCGGCCCTTATAAACATCAATAGAGTGAACGTGAAAATACATGCTGATATACTTCATTGAGGAAGAATGTGTTgtttgaatatatattttattttcctgaaaataggtaataaaaattaattgataCCTAGCTATAAGCAGAACCTGATGCCCTTCAGGCATGAAGAGCTAGCTCCTGGACATGTGCTGTGTCCCCAAGCGATGCAGCTTGAAAATGGCTACAATGAAAGCAGCCTGGTGCTTCATGTCCCAGCAGGGCTCAGTGGGAAGGTTCAGTCTTGCAGAGGGCAAACGGAGGTTATGTGactgttttgctttgatttcgGTTCAGTTCGGTCCCAAAATTAGAGAATGCCCCCAGCAGAAACACATGGGTTTGAACTGGTGTGCAGAGCCACTTAATCAGCAAAGCTAAGGGTTGATTTTAGGGGGTGTGATGGGTGCTCGCACTGCAAACAATGTTGACTCATTTCACCTTTATTTGTTACAGACAAGCAGAATGATGTGGAGattccttctcccacccagaaagacagagagaaaaagaaaaaacagcagctcATGACACAGATCAGTGGAGTGAAAAAATTAATGCATAGTTCAAGCTTAAATAACACCAGCATTTCACGATTTggtgtgaaaacagaaaaggaagaccATCTGGCCAAGGTATGACAGATTCTTGCAGTTCTGGGAGAATCAGTATTATCTGGAAGCCAGGGATGGACTGCTCCCTGCCTTGTAAAACTGGAATCGGTATCCTTGAAGTGATGAAGCCATTACAAATGCTGTAATTAATGGTACCAGGCCCCAACAGCATATTCTATGTTCATAAATCCCTTGAAAATAtccctaaaataattttaaaaatgtgatgaaGGCTGAGGATAGCAATTATCAAACACAGGAATGTGTAACAACGCGATCTCCAGCAAACTGGCTGTGGGGCCTTTGTCTCTGTCAGGGCATTTCTTCCTGCTACCTGGAAACACACATCACAAATAATTCCCCTGCCACACAGAGAAATGTCATCTCCTTGTACAAGTGCTTTGGCATCAGCCCTTCACAGTTACTCTGTGTTCGTGTGCTTTATTAAGTACGCATGTTCATGCGCTTAAATAATTACCATAATGAAGGTTGAATTTGCATCTTTTCAAACTTTTGGAAAATGCAAAAGACTTGGTGCAAGTGATAAATGCAGAATTGTCTTGAAGAATATTGTAACTATTCTCTTTTTGTCCTTTCAAAAGGAACTGGAAGATCTGAATAAGTGGGGTCTCAACATATTTAATGTTGCAAGGTATTCCCACAACAGGCCGCTTACCTGCATTATGTACGCTATATTTCAGGTTTGTGATTTTCTGATCAAATCTGCTCTTCTTTTACAACACTATTTTAGTTTCtaattgctttctgttttgttgccTTCTACAGTATGACATCCTTATTTGATATATGCTTGTATGCTTGTACCATTTATTATACAGGAGCGAGATCTACTAAAAACATTCAAGATCTCATCAGACACTTTTGTAACGTACATGATGACGCTAGAAGACCACTACCATTCGGACGTAGCTTACCACAACAGCCTCCATGCTGCTGATGTTGCTCAGTCCACGCACGTTCTGCTCTCTACCCCTGCGCTGGATGTGAGTTACCTAGTTTGAGCTAAGTGCTTTGTGTTGGGCAGTCATCTTAAAGTTGGCTTAAAGGTGGGGTGGCGGCTTAAAAGCACCACATTGTCTGTGTGAACCTAGGAGAAAAACCTTAAGCCGAGTCAATCACCAGTAGCACTCAGACTTGCAAAAAGCAGTGTGCTGCCTGCCCTTCTGAGGGCTCAGTTTACTTCCAGGGAAATCACCATTAAgaaatttcagcagcagctttgcctgTAATCTCTGTTTCATCTTAAAGAGCAGATGCTGCTTGTAGACCTTTCTTCTGAGTAAATGTCTTGTCCTcagaaaactgatttaaaaagcacaatttGTTTCTCTGAATCAGCCTCCCAAACTGCTGAGAGATAAAACATAAGGACTTTTCTGacaaattccttttttccttcctaggCCGTCTTCACTGATTTGGAAATCCTTGCTGCAATTTTTGCAGCTGCAATTCATGATGTGGATCACCCTGGGGTCTCCAATCAATTTCTTATTAATACAagtgagttttgtttcaaatacaATAGTAatttcatctgcaaacttgGAAAGTAatggaaatgcattttccatTACAGCGAGGTCACAAATTTTGACTTTCAGACTGCATTGCTTTCTCAAAATATTGTGCAGCAGACTAGTTAGATGGTTTGAAATAAAGCAGTAATTAAAATGAACTTCCTAACAAAGGAAGCTATTGTAGTACAATTTGCAGAGTGCCCGTGAATCTTGTGAATATTACTACTTGCTAACGCATAATAATTTTTCCACTCCTGAGTGCAAATTTTATCATTAATAGAAGATAAATAATGCTATTGCTATTGACAACAATAAAGCTAAATATTGTGGTTCATATTGTGTTCTGCAACAGGCTAAGCATGTATCTTGATTGCAAAATATGGGTATTGTTCTTTTTTGGAAAGTGTGTTTGCAGGATTCATGCTTTCTGTTGTCAGTGACTCTGAAGCCCGTAACTAAGTCAACCGAGCAAAGGGCTGTTTatattatatacatatgtgcTCAGATTAGAAAACCGCGCACTCTTGgcacacatgaagaaaaaactTTTCCCGATTTATTGCATACAGATAAACGTTCGGTACCAGGACAAGCATTTGCTATTTGAAATCACACATTTCACATGCTGGAGTCACATACTTGTGTTGCTTTGCTAGATTCCGAACTAGCCCTGATGTACAACGACGAATCTGTCCTGGAGAACCACCATCTTGCTGTGGGTTTCAAACTGCTTCAAGAGGAGCACTGTGACATCTTCCAGAACCTGACCAAGAAACAGCGTCAGACGCTCAGGAAGATGGTGATCGACATGGTATGAACTATGCACACACTGCTCCTcttcttaaacaaaaaagtgtCTTCTTTTTATGGTTGCCCATACTGAGATCCTGTTTTCACTTCTGTAAAGGTATTGGCAACAGATATGTCCAAGCATATGAGTCTGTTAGCTGATCTGAAGACTATGGTGGAAACCAAGAAAGTGACCAGTTCAGGAGTCCTCCTTCTGGACAACTACACAGACAGAATACAGGTACGTGTATTTTGTTCAGGATTGAAGAAACCATGCTCCTGTTTTACTGGGGCTTTTAAATGGATCATATATAGAAGCTACTGACCTAAATTTTCAGcaatcattttcttctgttctgcaCCACATAGAGGTACAAGGTGGTCCCATATCTTTTAGATAAAGGAGATTATGTTTTAACACTTGGAGCACAGAACTCCAGACATGCGCGTTCTTCTGAAGTTAATCTATAAGGCTGAGTTTTTGAGGGTTCCTGAAtttccttgctgctttcttccatttgtttctCCTGTCGAAAAAGTATAGCAAGATTGTTACAGCATTGCGAGATTGAAAGAATTTATAACTCCATACCTAAAGCAACTCTCTCACTGAGCTGAAATCAGTGATGTACAATCTGTTCCCTATATAATCTGATCCTTGATTTACAGAAATGACAAAGCAATACTGGAACAGGGCTGCATAGTCAGTAGGACAAGATACATCCTGATCTTCTCTCCACTTTGGTGGCCAACTTCTTAAGAACAGTCTCCTGGGAAAACTCTccctacatttttatttaagactGCTGATGTTAAAACAGGTCACTCTGTTGCTGTCTAAATCCTTGCGGCCACTGTTAGTCAGgcacatttttgtgtgtgtggaaggGATATTACTCATTTAATACAGTAGGAGCATTTAACCATCTGAGagcatggaaataaattttgaatGGTGGGAAGCACCTGCATTCAAAAACAAACTTGTATGATGTAATTGACATTGCCACAACTGCACCCCCTGTAAATATCAAGTTGTCTGAAAAACATATAGCACGTTTCACTTTGAAGTGGACCATAGCAGCTAGTCTCATATCCAGAGATGTTAcgatattaatatttttataggCTGTTGCATAATCGAAGAGTCTTGTGCTTAAATGTCCTGAATTAAGCAAGCAGATACAGCTTGAAACCATCCTCTATTTCCATTTGATTTTATGAGTTTTCTGATTAATGTAATCACAGGTTCTCCGAAATATGGTACATTGTGCAGACTTGAGTAATCCCACAAAGTCTCTGGAGCTGTACCGGCAGTGGACGGACAGGATCATGGAGGAGTTCTTCCAGCAGGGAGACAAAGAGCGAGAAAGAGGAATGGAAATCAGTCCAATGTGTGACAAACACACAGCATCAGTGGAAAAATCACAGGTAATTGGCCGTGAGCTGCATTTTTGTACTGCctaaacttgtatttttaaagcgGAGACAAAATTCATCTGCTTTCTCTAGCACAATTAGGCAAACAGCCAGCTGTTCAGAGGGTTGGTTCTGATTGACCCTGACATCCAGCTGTGCCTGAAGCTCATATAGACTGGCGAGGCTTTTCAGACTCCTTTATGTACCCCTCGGCGTCTCTTCATTTCCAAATGCGTGTTCGTCTTGCCCTGTTTGTGTCCCAGTTTCCAGAATGAGTTGGTTTCCTTTTGTTCCCCAGGCTTGAAAAGTGCAATTCTgatctccccttccttctgccaGGTCTATTCTGCTTTCACACCCTCCAGCCTCCTTAATTAGCACCTCCTAAACCTACTGACATCATGCCCTGTGTTAGACATTTATAGCAATGCCAGCCCCATTGAACTGCAGGTTTAGGAGCTTCTCCCAGCTGAGAGACACTGGAACTGGACTTCTCCACTTCAGGACACTGGAAAAGTCTGGATGTCAGTTGTTATTCAGTCTCGTGCAGAACAGTTTTGCAGTTGCGTGATCTAGCCGGTTAAGTTAGAGGTCTGATGGAGCTGCTGTGTGCTGGGTGAagtcaaagaaatatttatttatgtcaATACAAACCTTAAAAGGAACTggatatatcttttttttttgagattaaCTGGCTCATCCCTAGTTCTAATTCATAGATTAAACAGTTACAAGGTCAGATTTTGTTCTGACCTGTGTAGCAGAGGGCGTAAAATTTAACCCGGTTAGTCTGTAATGCAGCCGGTAATTTATGTTTGCCTAAACGTATTCCAGTCTTTATATAATGGTGTcttggttgttgtttttaaatgactttAGCAAGTCATCATTGAGGTTTTTCAGCTTGAATAAGTAACAAAATTGATGATAATTATTTCCAAATGTCCTCTTGCGCTAAGCCAAGTGGTTTCAAAATTATTCATTCAACCGCATGGTGATTTTGTTGGAAAAATCTGTCTTATTTGTTAACCTAACAAGAAATGAATCCTTTGGCCAGGCTTGGCCAGAAAATGCCCATGTGCTCCGCATGTGAGCtccaattaattttttgtttcacataCGCACTTCACAGAGGtttcaaaatggcatttttgcTATGCAAAAGGAACAGGGATTGCACAAAATGGCTACCATTGAGATCCCAACTAGTGGCAAAGGAGAACGGGAGGTGGCATGGCCGTTCTGGAGTGAAACAAGGAATTGGTTGGAAGATAGTATGCAAGTATTGCAAAACTCTAGATGTTGCCTCTttacatcaaaatattttaagatcgGTGCTCAGCCACCTGGCCAGCTATTCCGTGATTTGGGATGTTTGTTTAAAGGAACAATGTTTAAAGGAACTTCGCTGGTTACGAAGTGACCAATCTCTAGCCATGGGTGCTGTATAGCCCTTGAGCATTTTGGGTGGTGGTGAAGCCATCGGCTAAccatacagaattttttttcactttaaaagtgCTCCGGAACATGTGCTGCAGGAAATTTTCATCACCTTTTTGTTTAAGCTGCCTCAACAGTATGTTACAATTGAATGTTAATGGTTCTATTGACATCCTGTTGTGTCTGAAGGAGGCATGTGTGATTTCCAAAGCAAACATCTGCACGTTGAGTCTGGCCCCTCTGAGAGccattttcctgctgcacagaaATGTTGTCCAGCGGAGCGAGGAGAGAAGTGACACATTCTGCCAAGACGGAAGAATTTCAATCCTCTTTATGGCCATTCAGTTTTCTCCATCCTGGACGTACGTCCTCTTAGTCAGACAATTGAAAAATGGTTTAACTCAGAGCTTACGCGCCAACCGGCGGAAGGACTGACGGACTCGGCCACAACCCTCAATGTTTCCACCGCTGGCACGTCACTCCATGGGAGTCGGGCAACAGCGGTCTGGCCGCCTTCGTGCAGGAGGAGCACTTCTTGGGATGAGCTGACCTGCTTTCTGCactctttccaaaacaaaatgaaaggaaaggaaatctcTACCAGGGCCAGCTCCGCAGAGAAGCACGGTGGCTGCTTTGGCAGAGTAGAggagaaatgctgaaatgtttaAAGGTGCAGGACCATGAAACAGTTCAGGATAGGTACAAACTACACACCATAGTAAAATATGCCTGAAGGTCAAACTTCAGTCCGTAAAAGCAGTGGCATTCGGTGCTAGGGCGGGTGGAGCACTGGCGTTTTCACAGCCGCCAGCCACATCAGTATGCTGGGGTAACGGCAGAGCTGCCGTAAATGCACCAGCCTTGTCTGCAGTCACCAGGGAATCCTATCGGAGAGACAGCAAACTTTCTCAGTGCTTAGCGTAGAGGCAATGATCCTCTAAAATGCCTCTCTGCACTAACAGCTGGTAAGAGGCATCCCTCAGTGGGATGTTCTGTCTTCAGAGCGATGGCTTACCCTGACTTCTGCAGGGCAGGTGTTGATCCGCTGGTCGGGAAAGGATGTCTACGGGGATATTTAAAATCACGCATGCAGCCAGGGATGGGATTGGCAGTTCCATCACTGAGTTTCCAGGTGGCTCCTGCTTGTAGTTAAACTTTCATCCAAGGTTTGATTTTGGACAAGACGTCAACCTAGCCCAACGTTGTAGGTGCAGCTTTGGGTATCAGATGATTGTGTCTGCAGTTAGACTGTGCTGGTTTGGGAACTTGCTCTGGGGCGGGTATTTTGCTTGTAAAAATCATGTATTAACAGCATTTGAACTTACTAGACACCCATCTGCCTCTAGCCATTCGCCTCCCCTAAGCATGCATGTTCCTGTGTTTCTCAGGTGGGATTCATTGACTACATCGTCCATCCGCTCTGGGAGACGTGGGCTGACCTGGTGCAGCCCGACGCCCAGGACATCCTGGACACGCTGGAGGACAACAGGAACTGGTACCAGAGCATGATACCTCAGAGCCCATCTCCTCCGCTGGAGGAGCGGGGCAGGGACTGTCAGAGCCTGATGGAGAAGTTCCAGTTTGAACTGACGCTGGAGGAAGAGGATTCGGATGGACCAGAGAAGGACGGCGAGAGCATCGGCTACTTCAGCAATACAAAGACACTCTGCGTGGCCGACCCGGGGGAAGAGGACCCACAGAGGGAGGCGAACATAGAAATTGTGACAGAAGATACGTCTCCTGTCGACACATAATGTCCTGTACCCGTGTGAGTGGATTTTAAACACTTAATGAGCATGCAAGCAGTCTGATGGACTAGCCTGCAGCCTGGGTCTGAGGCCTGTGTCTAACATTGGCTAAAAGATCTTCCCAGCTACTTGAGATTGGAGTCAGGGTTAAAGATCGTGTAGTGAATGATTGCTCAGGAAATTAACAGGTGATTTACATTGTGGTTTAAACCTTGTCAGCTAAGAGCATGGTGTTGTCCTGGAGCTGGCTTGGGTTGTGACTGAAGAGTAAATGACACACAACTGAGAGATTTTATACTGTTAGTTTTGGAATTTATACCAGTTAGACTGATAGAAACTACTGATTAATAACTCTCCATATAAAACCTGTCCACCTGACCACCTGTCTGCAGACCTGTGTGCCTTCTTTGTAAACACTTTCATGTCTTTTCAAGAGTC encodes:
- the PDE4B gene encoding 3',5'-cyclic-AMP phosphodiesterase 4B isoform X3, which codes for MGVAVRCRQIRLGELRKEDVPLLPALSDVPDLKDGDNFDVENGPSPGRSPLDPQASSSSGLVLHTTFPGHSQRRESFLYRSDSDYDLSPKTMSRNSSLPSEQHGDDLIVTPFAQVLASLRSVRNNFTLLTNLHGTSNKRSPATSQPPVSRVNLQEEPYQKLAMETLEELDWCLDQLETIQTYRSVSEMASNKFKRMLNRELTHLSEMSRSGNQVSEYISNTFLDKQNDVEIPSPTQKDREKKKKQQLMTQISGVKKLMHSSSLNNTSISRFGVKTEKEDHLAKELEDLNKWGLNIFNVARYSHNRPLTCIMYAIFQERDLLKTFKISSDTFVTYMMTLEDHYHSDVAYHNSLHAADVAQSTHVLLSTPALDAVFTDLEILAAIFAAAIHDVDHPGVSNQFLINTNSELALMYNDESVLENHHLAVGFKLLQEEHCDIFQNLTKKQRQTLRKMVIDMVLATDMSKHMSLLADLKTMVETKKVTSSGVLLLDNYTDRIQVLRNMVHCADLSNPTKSLELYRQWTDRIMEEFFQQGDKERERGMEISPMCDKHTASVEKSQVGFIDYIVHPLWETWADLVQPDAQDILDTLEDNRNWYQSMIPQSPSPPLEERGRDCQSLMEKFQFELTLEEEDSDGPEKDGESIGYFSNTKTLCVADPGEEDPQREANIEIVTEDTSPVDT
- the PDE4B gene encoding 3',5'-cyclic-AMP phosphodiesterase 4B isoform X5; translation: MLLPLTRCFDVENGPSPGRSPLDPQASSSSGLVLHTTFPGHSQRRESFLYRSDSDYDLSPKTMSRNSSLPSEQHGDDLIVTPFAQVLASLRSVRNNFTLLTNLHGTSNKRSPATSQPPVSRVNLQEEPYQKLAMETLEELDWCLDQLETIQTYRSVSEMASNKFKRMLNRELTHLSEMSRSGNQVSEYISNTFLDKQNDVEIPSPTQKDREKKKKQQLMTQISGVKKLMHSSSLNNTSISRFGVKTEKEDHLAKELEDLNKWGLNIFNVARYSHNRPLTCIMYAIFQERDLLKTFKISSDTFVTYMMTLEDHYHSDVAYHNSLHAADVAQSTHVLLSTPALDAVFTDLEILAAIFAAAIHDVDHPGVSNQFLINTNSELALMYNDESVLENHHLAVGFKLLQEEHCDIFQNLTKKQRQTLRKMVIDMVLATDMSKHMSLLADLKTMVETKKVTSSGVLLLDNYTDRIQVLRNMVHCADLSNPTKSLELYRQWTDRIMEEFFQQGDKERERGMEISPMCDKHTASVEKSQVGFIDYIVHPLWETWADLVQPDAQDILDTLEDNRNWYQSMIPQSPSPPLEERGRDCQSLMEKFQFELTLEEEDSDGPEKDGESIGYFSNTKTLCVADPGEEDPQREANIEIVTEDTSPVDT
- the PDE4B gene encoding 3',5'-cyclic-AMP phosphodiesterase 4B isoform X9, with amino-acid sequence MVFGKHQLKHFKRMLNRELTHLSEMSRSGNQVSEYISNTFLDKQNDVEIPSPTQKDREKKKKQQLMTQISGVKKLMHSSSLNNTSISRFGVKTEKEDHLAKELEDLNKWGLNIFNVARYSHNRPLTCIMYAIFQERDLLKTFKISSDTFVTYMMTLEDHYHSDVAYHNSLHAADVAQSTHVLLSTPALDAVFTDLEILAAIFAAAIHDVDHPGVSNQFLINTNSELALMYNDESVLENHHLAVGFKLLQEEHCDIFQNLTKKQRQTLRKMVIDMVLATDMSKHMSLLADLKTMVETKKVTSSGVLLLDNYTDRIQVLRNMVHCADLSNPTKSLELYRQWTDRIMEEFFQQGDKERERGMEISPMCDKHTASVEKSQVGFIDYIVHPLWETWADLVQPDAQDILDTLEDNRNWYQSMIPQSPSPPLEERGRDCQSLMEKFQFELTLEEEDSDGPEKDGESIGYFSNTKTLCVADPGEEDPQREANIEIVTEDTSPVDT
- the PDE4B gene encoding 3',5'-cyclic-AMP phosphodiesterase 4B isoform X1, with amino-acid sequence MKKSRSVMTVTADENALDYLECGLSKSYSTSSHALGIDLWRGRRCCSGNLQLPPLSQRQTEKARTPDRDIVCRPTTLPLLTPPSIAITTYQDCFDVENGPSPGRSPLDPQASSSSGLVLHTTFPGHSQRRESFLYRSDSDYDLSPKTMSRNSSLPSEQHGDDLIVTPFAQVLASLRSVRNNFTLLTNLHGTSNKRSPATSQPPVSRVNLQEEPYQKLAMETLEELDWCLDQLETIQTYRSVSEMASNKFKRMLNRELTHLSEMSRSGNQVSEYISNTFLDKQNDVEIPSPTQKDREKKKKQQLMTQISGVKKLMHSSSLNNTSISRFGVKTEKEDHLAKELEDLNKWGLNIFNVARYSHNRPLTCIMYAIFQERDLLKTFKISSDTFVTYMMTLEDHYHSDVAYHNSLHAADVAQSTHVLLSTPALDAVFTDLEILAAIFAAAIHDVDHPGVSNQFLINTNSELALMYNDESVLENHHLAVGFKLLQEEHCDIFQNLTKKQRQTLRKMVIDMVLATDMSKHMSLLADLKTMVETKKVTSSGVLLLDNYTDRIQVLRNMVHCADLSNPTKSLELYRQWTDRIMEEFFQQGDKERERGMEISPMCDKHTASVEKSQVGFIDYIVHPLWETWADLVQPDAQDILDTLEDNRNWYQSMIPQSPSPPLEERGRDCQSLMEKFQFELTLEEEDSDGPEKDGESIGYFSNTKTLCVADPGEEDPQREANIEIVTEDTSPVDT